The proteins below are encoded in one region of Saccopteryx leptura isolate mSacLep1 chromosome 1, mSacLep1_pri_phased_curated, whole genome shotgun sequence:
- the LTBR gene encoding tumor necrosis factor receptor superfamily member 3 isoform X2, which yields MRLPWAAYPCGLAWGPLILGLCGLLAASQPQMVPPYHPENQTCRDQNKEYYEPKHQVCCSRCPPGTHISAECNRSQNTFCATCPENSYNEHWNHLLHCQLCRPCDQILGFEETAPCTSKQKTQCRCQPGMFCVLGDPECMHCEPLAADCPPGTEAELKGEVGEAHSSSCVPCKAGHFQNTSSPSARCQPHTRCEDQGLVEAAPGTAQSDTSCRNPPETPEVPGTTLVLAVLLPLAFLLLLTIALACTWKSHPSLCRKLGSLLKSHPEREECNTANGNCQPPSISPHFPDLVKPLLPIPGELPVASPWSPTTPDLDGETLQQQSPLNPAREPVAELPEQGPMAHGTNGIHVTGGSMTVTGNIYIYNGPVLGGARGPGDPPAAPEPPYPIPEEGAPGPPGFSTPHQEDGKAWHLAETETLGCHAL from the exons ATGCGTCTGCCGTGGGCCGCCTACCCCTGCGGCCTGGCCTGGGGGCCACTCATACTTGGCCTCTGTGGTCTCCTGGCAGCATCCCAGCCCCAAATG GTGCCCCCATACCACCCGGAGAACCAAACCTGCCGGGACCAGAATAAGGAGTACTACGAACCCAAGCATCAGGTCTGCTGCTCCCGCTGCCCCCCAG GCACTCACATCTCAGCTGAATGTAACCGCAGCCAGAACACATTTTGCGCCACGTGCCCTGAAAATTCCTACAACGAGCACTGGAACCATCTCCTTCACTGCCAGCTGTGCCGCCCCTGTGACCAGA TCTTGGGCTTTGAGGAGACTGCGCCTTGCACTAGTAAACAGAAAACCCAGTGTCGCTGTCAGCCAGGAATGTTCTGCGTCCTCGGGGACCCTGAGTGTATGCACTGCGAGCCACTCGCTGCTGACTGCCCACCAGGCACGGAAGCTGAGCTCAAAG GTGAAGTTGGGGAGGCTCATAGCAGCAGCTGTGTGCCCTGTAAGGCAGGACACTTCCAGAACACCTCTTCCCCCAGTGCCCGCTGCCAGCCTCACACCAG gtGTGAGGACCAGGGCCTGGTAGAGGCAGCACCAGGCACTGCCCAGTCTGATACCAGCTGCAGAAATCCACCGGAGACCCCCGAGGTGCCAG GAACTACGCTGGTGCTGGCCGTCCTGTTGCCGCTGGCCTTTTTACTGCTCCTCACCATCGCCCTCGCCTGCACCTGGAAGAGCCACCCCTCTCTCTGCAGAAAGCTGG gaTCCCTGCTCAAGAGTCATCCAGAG AGAGAGGAATGCAATACTGCTAATGGAAACTGTCAGCCTCCAAGCATCAGCCCACATTTTCCGGACCTGGTAAAGCCACTTCTGCCCATCCCTGGAGAATTGCCCGTGGCCTCGCCCTGGTCTCCAACAACCCCAGATTTGGACGGAGAGACCCTACAACAGCAGAGTCCTCTGAACCCGGCCAGGGAGCCGGTGGCCGAGCTCCCAGAGCAAGGCCCGATGGCTCATG GTACCAATGGCATTCACGTCACCGGTGGGTCTATGACTGTGACTGGCAACATCTACATCTACAATGGGCCAGTACTCGGGGGAGCACGGGGCCCTGGAGACCcccctgcagccccagaacccCCATACCCTATCCCTGAAGAGGGGGCTCCTGGCCCTCCTGGGTTCTCTACACCCCACCAGGAAGATGGCAAAGCTTGGCACCTGGCCGAGACAGAGACACTGGGGTGCCATGCCCTCTAA
- the LTBR gene encoding tumor necrosis factor receptor superfamily member 3 isoform X1 yields the protein MRLPWAAYPCGLAWGPLILGLCGLLAASQPQMVPPYHPENQTCRDQNKEYYEPKHQVCCSRCPPGTHISAECNRSQNTFCATCPENSYNEHWNHLLHCQLCRPCDQILGFEETAPCTSKQKTQCRCQPGMFCVLGDPECMHCEPLAADCPPGTEAELKGEVGEAHSSSCVPCKAGHFQNTSSPSARCQPHTRCEDQGLVEAAPGTAQSDTSCRNPPETPEVPGTTLVLAVLLPLAFLLLLTIALACTWKSHPSLCRKLGSLLKSHPEVMRKAEKTREECNTANGNCQPPSISPHFPDLVKPLLPIPGELPVASPWSPTTPDLDGETLQQQSPLNPAREPVAELPEQGPMAHGTNGIHVTGGSMTVTGNIYIYNGPVLGGARGPGDPPAAPEPPYPIPEEGAPGPPGFSTPHQEDGKAWHLAETETLGCHAL from the exons ATGCGTCTGCCGTGGGCCGCCTACCCCTGCGGCCTGGCCTGGGGGCCACTCATACTTGGCCTCTGTGGTCTCCTGGCAGCATCCCAGCCCCAAATG GTGCCCCCATACCACCCGGAGAACCAAACCTGCCGGGACCAGAATAAGGAGTACTACGAACCCAAGCATCAGGTCTGCTGCTCCCGCTGCCCCCCAG GCACTCACATCTCAGCTGAATGTAACCGCAGCCAGAACACATTTTGCGCCACGTGCCCTGAAAATTCCTACAACGAGCACTGGAACCATCTCCTTCACTGCCAGCTGTGCCGCCCCTGTGACCAGA TCTTGGGCTTTGAGGAGACTGCGCCTTGCACTAGTAAACAGAAAACCCAGTGTCGCTGTCAGCCAGGAATGTTCTGCGTCCTCGGGGACCCTGAGTGTATGCACTGCGAGCCACTCGCTGCTGACTGCCCACCAGGCACGGAAGCTGAGCTCAAAG GTGAAGTTGGGGAGGCTCATAGCAGCAGCTGTGTGCCCTGTAAGGCAGGACACTTCCAGAACACCTCTTCCCCCAGTGCCCGCTGCCAGCCTCACACCAG gtGTGAGGACCAGGGCCTGGTAGAGGCAGCACCAGGCACTGCCCAGTCTGATACCAGCTGCAGAAATCCACCGGAGACCCCCGAGGTGCCAG GAACTACGCTGGTGCTGGCCGTCCTGTTGCCGCTGGCCTTTTTACTGCTCCTCACCATCGCCCTCGCCTGCACCTGGAAGAGCCACCCCTCTCTCTGCAGAAAGCTGG gaTCCCTGCTCAAGAGTCATCCAGAGGTAATGAGGAAGGCTGAGAAGACA AGAGAGGAATGCAATACTGCTAATGGAAACTGTCAGCCTCCAAGCATCAGCCCACATTTTCCGGACCTGGTAAAGCCACTTCTGCCCATCCCTGGAGAATTGCCCGTGGCCTCGCCCTGGTCTCCAACAACCCCAGATTTGGACGGAGAGACCCTACAACAGCAGAGTCCTCTGAACCCGGCCAGGGAGCCGGTGGCCGAGCTCCCAGAGCAAGGCCCGATGGCTCATG GTACCAATGGCATTCACGTCACCGGTGGGTCTATGACTGTGACTGGCAACATCTACATCTACAATGGGCCAGTACTCGGGGGAGCACGGGGCCCTGGAGACCcccctgcagccccagaacccCCATACCCTATCCCTGAAGAGGGGGCTCCTGGCCCTCCTGGGTTCTCTACACCCCACCAGGAAGATGGCAAAGCTTGGCACCTGGCCGAGACAGAGACACTGGGGTGCCATGCCCTCTAA